The Vigna radiata var. radiata cultivar VC1973A chromosome 6, Vradiata_ver6, whole genome shotgun sequence DNA segment CTGAGGACTTGACAAACCATACTTTTACCATCATCGAACAATCAAACTACCACAATGAATTATTTGTCATAAAAGAAAATCTATATACGTTAACATGATATGCATTgattttaatcactttttaaaacttaaacttaGCATAATCTTGTTTCCTGATTATAACATGGTTAacttaagaaacttaaaaaactatttttaaattatatcaaaaccTAAAATTTCATAGGACTCCAGAAATATTACTTTCCAAGGTTGAAAATATAAAACCTTAATGAAATAATCATGAAATGACTATGAAGCATGATAGTTGAATCAATGTACAAATCGTGAATTGGAAGATCAGTGTTAGAGATCGCAAATTGAACCATAAgacttaaattcaattttagttcTTGAAATATAATCATGCTTTTGAGCTTGGTCCTTATGaccttttcatttatttgtgggtccttctatatatatatatatatatatatatatatatattcccaTATCATATATTAGCATTTTGAGTCAGATAGATGACAGAGTGACATATAAGCTACAAAACAATCAAGATTTCCAAATCATAACAGCCACAAGGACAAACGATCAATGCCTCCTCAAGTTCAACAGTATGGTCACCCCAGAGAACAAGGGACCACCAAGCTAGCAAGTTGGCTAGACTGGAAGAGGCAAAGAAGACTAGAAGACAAGAAAAATGAGTGAAAAACATGAAAAGGATACAATGGGGCCTCCCTGGGATTGATTGAAGTAAAAAATGAGTGGAAAACATGAACAGGATACAATGACCCAAACTAGTTTGGTGCGTGGTTGCTTGCACCAAAATCAACGTTCATGTGCAACCTGCAATTCTTATGTGATTCCTACTATCCATGGGGCAATTGGAACACCAAACACTCGCTCAAGGATTCAAGTCACGAGCTGCTCGAATCAAATTGTACGTTTCTTTATCGTGATTCGTATGATATTGATAACAAtgcaatgaaatatataataaatcttGCGCAGAACCAGCACATGTAAAGCAACTTAGATATTTTACCTTTTCATCTTCATGTCCTGACTCTCCAACCCAAAGCTTCCCATTGGGGTCTCTTAGGCAAACAGCAGTGTGACCAGCATAGGCTCCACTAACCCACTTCTCTAGAGTCTCAAAAGCACCCCACCGACCTCGTATTTTTGAAACAGCAAGGAAATCTCCAGAATGGATGTCATCAGCACTGACATTTGTAACCCAAGGCTGAGGGCGCACTTCAAAAGAAGATCCCATATGTTTCtccaaaaaattaatattggagtTCTCGCCCCATCCAGTATTTGAAAATAGAGGGAACACCTCCCAAAGTGCTTGAAGGGTCCCCAACATCCCAGCTTGCAAGAGAAAAATTGATAATCCATGGTTTTTCACCTGTTTGCAAAAGAGGTTAAGGATCTCTGAAACATAAATGTGTTCCAATTTTCAAGAAACACTACTTAGTGACAGtctacaaaagaaagaaagccaCTTACATAATCATACTCAGCTTTTCCTTCCCATGCTTTGATCTCAAGTGTATGCTCCCGGGCCAGGAAATAGTAATCCCATGTTACACGATATGGTGTAGCAAAAATATAAAGATCCATGCACGTCCAACTGTGAGCATTGCTAACCTATATCAGCGCATAGGTATAAATCAATCAGCTCCCGCTGAATCCCAAATCCGTACAAACACAGATAGAGAGGGAGAAAACAAATGCAAAATACTGACATTCAATAACTTTTCTTAACTCCTCTACTGCAGTATAACAGAACCACCAGAGGCAGATTTCTGAACCTTTCAAATGACCAATATCCAACCAAAATCCACCAAATTACGCTTCAATCGCATAACATAATCTACGCATTCTAATATTCAGAAAAAATTCTTAATCACACCTACTCTGAgcattacttttaaataataaaaagtttgatTAATAATTTGGTCCCATTACCTCATAAACTTCTTCATTTCAGTTTGTGTATCCAAAATCTCTGCGTTTTAGTCATAAatgaacaatttcttttttaagttgaaGTCTTTGTTTCTCCATTTACCGAAAAATCTAACAAGCAGGGGACAAAGGTGGAGTTTTCAGGTACAGGGACTGAAAGAAAAGTTGGCTACTGATTAGTTAAAccgtaaaaaaaaaacaacaaaacactAATGAATATAACGAATTTCCCTTAACCAAGCGATATGAAGATATGTCTGGCCTTAAGTATCTTTCGGGCTCACAGTTTCATCAATTGAAGTTCACATAGTCTTTTACCGACTATCTTAATTACTGCAGTTTTAGCttttcaggaaaaaaaatcGATTGACGTTCGCAATTTCCaatgaaatatgaattatttaaactttaatttatctCTAAATTGACTGCGCTGTTTGTCTCAATAAAAGTAATAGCATTTATTGAGAGAGTGACATTGCTCTAATAGTACATCTATTGTTAATCTTATGGATAAGTTAGGATCAGGTTTAGAGGAAAATAAAATCAGAACCAATCTTTTTATTGATTTGgattagttttcattttccaaattttttcaCACCTGAACCATACCAGCGAATGGGTGGATTTGATTCATATCAATCACCTCCTATGTTACacagaaatataaaattctattttaacagatgaaaaaaatacataattgtccaaaaattcaaacataGTTGTGACACTAAGAggtaaaaacaatatatttttaataattagattATCATAAAACTCCAGgcataataacataataaaaaattaatataactgGCTTGTTTAGGGTTCGTCAACCACAACCGTGAATTTAATTGGTTTGGTTCAAATTGGATCAAAACAGGTCCAAATTTCAAGCCAACTTAATTGGTTTGAATTCTGAGATTGATGGGGGTAAAACCTAAGGATGGACACCCTATAGAGTGCCAGACATGAGGAGCGAATAGAAGTTCACAACAACAAGTCAACAAAACTtgtcaaataaaatttgatttttttattttattttttgcacaAATAAGTGAACCAGATTTCCAAAACTTGAGATTGAAACAGAGGAGAAAGCAACCTTAATGTGAAGGGTTCCGCCGCCATATTCAGTTTGGCTCTTGTTGTGAAACACCATCCATGCTTTGTTCTCGTAGAAGCAGGCGCCCTTCCACTCGAGAGCGTTATCCGGGGAGGAAGCGGCGCCGACGAAGACGGGGAGGATATCGACGGCGCTGTGGAGGCGGGTCATGATGGGCCACGATACATGCCTCGGCAGCAGAGGAAGCACGTCTCGCAGGTGAAACGGCGTTTTCagggcccaaactttgaggcCCGGCACGGACGCCGATATCAGGAGGAGCAGCAGCAGCCACGCTACCTTCTTCGCCATGGCACAATCGAAGCTGAACAAATGGCTCTGGAGAGTCAACTCTGTTCCTCAAACCATTTTCTTTGGATCAAAAAtcagatattttcttttcttttattattattaaatatttatgtttattttatttaattaaatacagaATTTTTACGTAGTATTGTTTCCAGAATTGATATCATATCAACAGTCTTTTTACACAAACTcttctttattaaatttgataggAAAAGTCttttttctaacaattttttgataacgcaCTTGTGATTggtgtttttcaaatatttttttaaaataaatttaaatagattaataaaattatgacacATGatgtgttgtaaaaaaattattaaaaaataattgttaaaatattattgttcaattttataatatcgAAGAATAAAAAAACGACAACAGAATTTTTGTTGGTCAACCATCTTAATTCAATACAAATATATGCATATTACTTAAGGTATGCTCTGCATtgtatatataaagataaattttaaatatatgaaaaacaaaaaagtttataaagaaagtagcaactttcattcttcatttttattaaaaaatgtattccTTTAAAACTTATTTCCTTCGATTATTTCTAGGTTTAggaaatatttcaattattcctTTAAAACTTATCTCCTTTTGGAAGGACGATGTTTGTCACTTGAAGCAGATGCATATCATTTATTAGGCATGTGAGAACATACAACTATGAAGCTATGATACTCAAAGAATgtgttttgtattattttccCTTCATCTGTTGATTGAAAACTGCTGCCACTGTTGGCTAATCGTGCAAGtaacatattttgattttgattagtCATATCTCATCACAATTTTGTCTGCAAGTAGCCACAAAAGCTAAACAATTTAGCAACTACCCTCCAAGAGGTATCATTGTTATGTCCAAAAAAAGAAGCCATTGATAAGACAAAGAAATCAGCACCGGAGACCAATATTACAATCATTATGACCTTTCTTGTAAAAATTATGTAGTTTATCCCTTTTCCTTTCATTCATCTTGTcatcttatattataaaatcataatgcAATTAAGGACACTTATGTGTTATattaatggtgttaaaatgaTTCTCCTATTCAAAAATAGTTCAGAgtggttttatattttataaaaatagtcaaagttattattttttttttctgatggtATTAAAAACATTAGTGATGTAATGTTCATTTTACTCAACATTAACTTGAATTTGCCACATAATGTTCTTAGTCAATAATAAATGATATGTCCAGAAAAAACTTAAAGATAGAAGAACGGTATTAagcctatttttttttaaatacttaataaataatcCATTAACAgtcattttttaacttttttaaatatatgtatattttatttatccaaAAACTCATCTcctattttatttactaaatataCATTTACTTTGTAGGACGACAAATCGAATACCccaaattaattttcctttaaCTTTATTCTAAATGAAAACAGAACCTGCAAAATTTGAACGTAATGATTTATCAGTTgcaaaaattgagaaatttaaCACAAGATAATAAGAAATTAGCTGTCGATTAAAAAATAGTACCACAGATAAATATTGTGCCTATGGTACAAGTAAGGAGCAGAGGAATTAAAGATCAACTGCTAGAAACTaatattatctaaaaatatgCAGTAACACAACTCTTTACTCTTACAAAAAGTGTTATCATTAAACacacaaactatatatatatatatatatatatatatatatatatatatatatatatattactttgtAGAGAATGTTATCAGTATACAGTATATCTATATATCACATTACTTACTACACCTTTTGTAACTTTGGCCCTGTAAAAAGAAGTAAGAAGTTTTCCTACTAGCCCACACTTGATTCAGAGAAacaatcttcatcatcattgtTACTGGTGTGTTCATTCAAGCTAGTACTGCATATAGAGATGCAATCTCTATCATCTACCGTTGGACTCGAACTAGCCAACTCATTTTCATCACCATTGTTCATGCCTTCACTCAAGTCAAGACTTGTTACATGGGAGTATCTTCCATTATCATTCTCAATGGCTTTTTTCACAATCTCCTCCACCAGTTTAAATTCATacctacaaaataaacaaacaaaaaatcaattttaatttatctgtTCATGATCATTGTCCCCTTCAAGTAGAGGAAAATGTAACACTTACTGATTAGGTTGAAGGGAGAATCCTTTCAAGTCAGCAACTTCAGACAAATTCTGTCTCCATTTCGACACCTTAGTAGAGTCACTTCCATATCTTTGTTCATGTGCAGCCATGGCTTCGTGATAAGTGCTCTTTTGATTCCTTACGGTGGTGGGTTCCACTTTGTAAAATATTGGCCAAACTAACTGATTCTTGGTCTTCATACA contains these protein-coding regions:
- the LOC106765190 gene encoding uncharacterized protein LOC106765190 encodes the protein MAKKVAWLLLLLLISASVPGLKVWALKTPFHLRDVLPLLPRHVSWPIMTRLHSAVDILPVFVGAASSPDNALEWKGACFYENKAWMVFHNKSQTEYGGGTLHIKVSNAHSWTCMDLYIFATPYRVTWDYYFLAREHTLEIKAWEGKAEYDYVKNHGLSIFLLQAGMLGTLQALWEVFPLFSNTGWGENSNINFLEKHMGSSFEVRPQPWVTNVSADDIHSGDFLAVSKIRGRWGAFETLEKWVSGAYAGHTAVCLRDPNGKLWVGESGHEDEKGEDIIALMPWEEWWDFELTKDDSNPHIALLPLHPDLRARFNESAAWEYALSMIGKPYGYHNMIFSWIDTLNGNYPPPLDANVVACVMTIWNQLQPAYAANMWNEALNKRLGTEGLDLPDVLVEVEKRGSSFDELLTIPEQDDWVYSDGRSTSCIAFILEMYKEAGLFDPIASSIQVTEFTIKDAYILNFFENNSSRLPKWCNDGDTVKLPYCQIKGKYRMELPGYNTMQPYSHMNERCPSLPPKYSRTKDC